Part of the Sphingomonadaceae bacterium OTU29LAMAA1 genome, GGTCAGCGACTCGAACTGCTGCGGTGTCATGTCGTAGCCCGACCGCCACATCGCGCCGACATCGCCGAAGCCCAGCTCCTTCGCACCGGCATTCGAGATCGCGGTCATCCGCGTATAGTCCTTACGCATCGGCGCGCCGACATTGTCGTTCCAGCTAACCCACATCTCCTGCAACTTGGCCGGATCGCGCGTCTCGCCCATCGCCGCCTCGATGTCCGATCCGTTGATCGGCTTGCCGTCGAGCGTACCCTTGCCCTTGCCGTAGCTCGACGACATGCGGGTGGTCAGCGTCGCCAGTTCGGTCGCCGCACCCGGCGTCGTCGGCGCGGGCAGGCCGACGCCGTTCTTCAGGATATCCAGCTTGCGCCGGGTATCGCCCGACACGCCGGCAAGGCCGTTGAAGCGCGCCGCGCCCTTCGCCCATTGCACCGCCTTCTCGGTCAATTCGGCGCCCGACTTGGCGGCGAGTGCGTCGGTGTCGTCGGTGATATAGGTCGCATTGACCCAGGCGGTCTGATTGGCGGGGATCGACATATCCGCCGCCTCCTTCTCGACCGCGGCGACATAGGCGTCGGCCTCGGCAGCGGTAGGCTTGGCGGCGGGCGAAGCGGTCTGCGCGGCAACGGGCGCGGCGAACAGCGCCACGGCGAGCGCGGCGGTGGAAACGAGACGCATGGAACGGAACCCCTGACAAACATCGTGTTGCCGCCACGATGCGCGCCTCACCCCATATCGGTCAAGCCGCCAGGAAGTCCGCGATCGCCTGTCCCAGCTCCGGCTTCGCCACCGCACTCATATGGCCGCCCGGCACCTCGCGGAATACCGCTTGCGGGATCGCATCGGCCAGCGCCGCGCCCGACCCGTTATCGTCGTCTTCCGACCCGGTGATCACCGCCACCGGCACCTCGATCGCCTCGACCGCCGCCAGTGGCGTATCGACGAACGTCTCCAGCACATTGAGCAACGCCACCGGATCGCCGCCCGTCGTCTTCAGGAAAGCCTCGGTCATCCATTCGTTGGTGCCGCGCTCGAAACTGCCGAGGTTGGTCAGGATATTGCGGAAATAGTCGCCGCGCCCGGAGGTTTGCAGGATACCGGCCAGCCCCATCCCCGACAGCACCGCCCGTCGCGGCGTCGCGCCGTTGACCAGCATCCGCATCGTCGTCCGCCCGCCGAGCGAATAGCCGCCCAGATCATAGTCGCTCAGCCCCAGATGCGCGATCAACGCCATGCCGTCGCGCATCAGCGCATCGGGCGGATAAGCCGATGGATCGTGCGGCCGGTCGCTGAGGCCATGACCGCGCAGATCGGGCATGATCACCCGGAATCCACGTGCGGCAACCTTCGCGGCATGGCCGTATTTTATCCAGTTCACCTCGGCGGTCGAGAAATAGCCGTGGATCAGCACCACCGGACGCCCCTCGCCCAGCTCGCGCCAGGCGATGCGGGTGCCGTCGAAGCTGGCGAAATACTGCGGGTCAGTCGGGGAGTCGGCCAAGGGTCTCGATCCATCTGTTGGCGATGCGTTCGTTCTGATCCGTTCGTTGGGTCGGAAGGCCGCGCGTGTCCAGCCATTGCGGGTGCCAGCTCTCCACCCCGCTATGTGCGACCGGTCGGAACGCCGAGGGATCGTCGAAGCTGCCGACGGTAAGATCCATCATGTCGTGGCCATCCGATTCGTAGGTCATCGGCGTACCACAGCGTGCGCAGAACCCCCGCTGTGCGAACGGCGACGATCGATAACGTTCCGGCTCCCGCGTCGTCCATGTGACCGCCGCCACCTCGACCAGCGTGAACGCGATCGACACTCCGCCGGTCGCACGCTGGCACATCCGGCAATGGCACAGATACGCCTCGTCATCCATCAACCGTACGGAATACCGGACCGTACCGCACTGGCATCCACCCGTCGCCACTCGCATACCGGCATATCCTTTCGCATATCCGGGCTAAAGGACCCTGGACCGTTTTGGTCTGTTCACACCCGCCCAAAGAGCATACTCTCCCTTCAAATATATAAGGAGAGCGATGATGGACAATGGTCTGCAATCCCATACCGGTGACGAAAGTCTCGTGATCCTGCAGAGTCTGCTATGCCTGCTGCGTGAAAAGAACGTCCTGAGCCGCGCGGATATCGAGGAGTTGACCGATCGCGTCGCGATGCGCGCCGCACAGGCAGAACGCGACCCGCTTCCCTGTTGCGCCGAAGCGACGCAGGCGGCGGCACGCGAGATGGCGAGGATCGGCGATTACGTCGGACATCGCTATGGCGGGAAGCACCGCCGCATCTGACGCCCCGCGCACGCGAGCCTTTCGTTCGCGTGCGACTGCTGTATGACGCGAACGTCGCCGGCTAGAGCGACGACATGACGCGAACGTCGCCGGCTAGAGCGACGACAGGGGAGAGTGCCTGACCCATCACGCATGAGGTCCGATGCAACCCCGCGAAGATTCCCTGCCGCTCGGCCGCCCGCACAGCGTCGCCGAAGACGCCTATGCCCTCGCGATCGGCTGCATCCTGCTCGTCATCGGGCTGATGTTCCTGAAGGCGGCGGGCCTCGTCACCGGCGGGGTCGCCGGCATTGCGCTGCTGCTATCCTATCGGCTTCCCATCCCCGCCGGCGTGCTGTTCACGCTCATCAACATCCCGTTCTTCGCCTTCGCTCACAAAGCGATGGGCGCCAAGTTCGCGGTGAAGTCGCTGCTGGTCAACTGCGGCATCGCGTTGTTCTCCGCGGTGTCGCGACTGTCGATCAACGTGGTCGACGTCCACCCCGCCTTCGCCGCGCTGGTCGGCGGCACGGTGATCGGCCTCGGCATCCTGGTCCTCGCCCGCCATCAGGCCGGGGTCGGCGGCACCGGGGTGATCACATTATGGCTTCAGAACACCCGCGGCTGGAACGCGGGCCGTACCCAGATCGCGATCGACATCGTGATCCTCGCGATCTCCATCCCCGTCATCAGCGGCCCGCAGCTCGGCTGGTCGGCATTGAGCGCAGCCGCCATCAGCCTGATCCTCATCGCTTGGCACCGCCCCGGGCGCTACATCGGCCATTGATCGGCAGGCAAGCGTGTGCGGATCGGCACCTGTCCCGTAGGACAGATGCCGTCACCCCGCTATCAGGCGCTCAGCCGTCCTTCTTCAGATGCCGCCGGCCGAGCAGCTCGGCGATCTGCACCGCATTCAGCGCCGCGCCCTTGCGGAGATTGTCGCTGACGCACCACAGGTTGAGGCCGTTCTCAACCGTCGGGTCCTCGCGAACGCGGCTGATGTAGGTCGCATCGTCGCCCGCCGCCTCGATCGGCGTGATGTAACCGCCATCCTCATGCTTATCGATCAGCATGATGCCGGGCGCCTCGCGCAGGATACGCTTGGCGTCCTCGGCCGAAATCTCGTCCGCGAATTCGACGTTGATCGATTCCGAATGGCCGACGAAAACCGGCACGCGGACACAGGTCGCGGTGACCTTGATCTTGGGATCGAGGATCTTCTTGGTCTCGACCACCATCTTCCACTCTTCCTTGGTCGACCCGTCGTCCAGGAAGCTGTCGATGTGCGGGATCACGTTGAACGCGATCTGCTTGGTGAACTTCTTCGCCTCGGCCGGGTCGCCGACGAAGATGTTGCGGCTCTGCTCGAACAGCTCGTCCATGCCGACCTTGCCCGCGCCCGATACCGACTGGTAAGTCGATACGACGACGCGCGTGATCCTGGCGAAATCGTGCAGCGGCTTCAGTGCGACGACCATCTGCGCGGTCGAGCAATTCGGGTTGGCGATGATGTTCTTGGCCTTGTAGCCGTCGATCGCCGCGGCATTCACCTCCGGCACGATCAGCGGCACGTCCGGGTCCATCCGGTACAGCGACGAATTGTCGATCACCGTGCAGCCCGCCGCGGCGAACTTCGGTGCATAGACCTTGGTTGCGTCGCTGCCGATCGCGAACAGCGCCATGTCCCAGCCGGCTGGGTCGAAATGCTCGATGTTCTGCACCTTGAGCATCTTGCCGGTGTCGCCGTATTCGATCGTCTCGCCCTGGCTGCGGCTCGACGCCAGCACCGCGATCTCGTCCGCCGGGAATTCGCGCTCGGCGAGGATGTTGACCATCTCGCGCCCGACATTGCCCGTCGCGCCCGCGACCACCACCCGATAACCCATGAAACCCTCCACTCGAATGCCCGCGCCCCTAACGGCGTTGCGTCAGCGCGTCCAACAGCTTCTCGTTTGTTGCGCGGATAGCCCCGCTTGGCGGGCGGGGCCGCGGCCACGCCACGCTCACTGCGCCGGCTTGTTCTTTACGTTGCGATCGAGGAACTCCAGGATCGTCCCCCACAGGTGCTGGCTCACCCCCGGCCCCGCCACGCGATGGGTATAGCCGGGGTAGAACATCATCTCGAACGGCGTTCCCGCGCCCTGCATCTTCGCGGCGACCTTGGTCGAATTGTCGAGGAAGACGTTGTCGTCCGCCATGCCGTGGATCAGCAGCAGCGGGTCCTTGATGTTCATCGCATCCTCGACCGCCTCCGACGAGGCATAGCTCTTCGGGTCCTTCGCCGGATCACCCAGATAGCGCTCGGTATAATGCGTATCGTACAGCTGCCAGTCGGTTACCGGCGCACCGGATACCGCCGCGGCATATACGCCGGGCGTCTTCTCCAGCATCTTCAGCGACATGTACCCGCCGTACGACCAGCCATAGGTCGCGATCTTGCCGCCGTCGACGAACGGCAGCGACTTCAGGTAATTCGCCCCCGCCAGCTGGTCCTCGACCTCGACCGTCCCCATCGCGTGATAGATCTGGTCCTCGAACGCCTTGCCGCGGTTGTATGAGCCGCGGTTGTCGATCTTGAAATAGACCCAGCCCTGATCGACCAGGAACTGCGGCAGCGCCCCCTGCCAGCCACGCGTCACCTGCTGGCCGGTGCCGGGGCCGCCGTAATGTTCGAAGAACACCGGATACTTCTTGCCTGTGACGAGCGGCGGGGTGATCATTTCCCAGTACAGCGTCGTGCCGTCCTTGGCCTTGATCGTGCCGAACTTTGTCGCCTGATGGCTTTGGAGGAACGGGAAGTATGGATGGCCCGCGACCACCGCATTCTCGTTGATCCACGCGATCCGCTTGCCGGTGACGTCCGCCATATAGACCTGCGCCGGCTGGGTCGGGTTCGACCGCGATACGATGAAGCGGCTCGCCGCCTTGTCCATGCTCGCGCCGTTGGTCCAGCCGAGCTCGGTCAGCCGCGACACGACGTTCGGTCGCGCGATATCGACGGAATACAGATGCTGCTCCAGCACGTCGTCCTTGGTGCCGGTGAAGTACAGCCGTCCCCCACCCGATCCTTTGGCGCCCTCATCGACGCCGGTCAGCCCCGTGACCACCCACGGCCCCTTGGTCAGCTGCGTCCACTTGCCGCCCGGCGTCCAGCGATACAGATGCCCGAAACCATCGCGCTCGGACCGCCAGATCAGGCTGCCGTCCTTCATCGGCTTGTAATCGTCGCTGAGGTTCAGCCAGCTCTTCGCGCCCGCCTTCTCGGTGAACAGCACGCTCGCCTTGCCCGTCTCAGGGTCGACGCGGAGCATGTCGAGCGTCTTCTGGTCGCGGCTCTGGCGCTGCACCAGCAAAGTCTTGCCATCGGGCGTCCAGTCGACCCGCGCCAGATAGATGTCGGGGTTGGCGCCGAGATCGACCTTCACCTGCCCCGATCCGTCCGGCCGCATCACGTACAGCTCGACCAGCACGTTCGGCGTCCCTGCGGCGGGATAGCGCTGCTCGTACGTCTTGGTCCCCGCCGCCCCGATCGACGCGCGGGTGAAGACATGCACCGGTGCCTCGTCGAACTTCTCGACCGCGATGAAGCGCTCGTCCGGCGACCACCAATAGCCGGTGCGACGATCCATTTCCTCCTGCGCGACGAATTCCGCCTCGCCGAAGTGGACCGTGCCGCCGCCGCCCTGCGTCACCGCGCGCGCATCACCGCCGGCGAGCGGCTGCGCGAACAGGTTCTGGTCACGTACGAAACTGACGTAGCCGCCTTTGGGCGACACCACCGGATTGAGCTCGCCGCCCGCCGTCGCCGTCAGCCGCCGCACCTTGCCATCCAGCGTCGCGAGATACAGGTCGCCGTCCAGCGGCACCAGGATCGACCGCCCGTCCGGCGCGAAGTCGTATGCCACGATGCCCTTCGACCCGCCGATCCGCGCCCGCTCGCGCTGCATCTTTTCCGCCTCGGTCAGTTCTGCGCCGGTGCCGACCTTCTTGCTGTCGACCAGCATCCGCTCCGCGCCCGTCCGCGTATCGCGCGCCCACAGGTCGGTGCGCTCCTTCTCGTCGGCGCGCGGGCGCAGGAACGTCAGCAGCGTTCCGTCCGGCGACAGCCGCACCCCGCGCGGCTGCGATCCCGACAGGTCGGGGCTGCCAAACACGCGTGCCAGCGTCAGATCACCCGCCCTCGCGTCGGTCGCCGTTTGCGCCACCACCTCAGCGCTCATCGCCATGCTCCCCGCCGACGCGAGTGCCAAAGCCACGATCCATCCCCGCATGTACCTTCTCCGAAAAACGTGCCGCCGTTCTTAGGCCACGTTCCGGCGACGTAAAGGTGCATTGAGACAGGGTTACCGTCGTATTCACCCTGTCTTTACGCGGTTCGGTATAGGTAGCGGGCGGACAAGAGGCCGGTCGCATCGGATGGGCGGGCGGCTTCGAACAACTCCGGGGTATCATGTTGGACACGGCACAGACGGGCTGGCACGCTAGCGCATGGGACATGGTGGCCCAGCTGGGCGAGGCCGACGGCAGCGTCACCCACCCCCACCTCGCCTATCTCATCTCGCCGGCCGCCCCTGCCCGCGACCTGTCCGACGCGGTGCATGCGCTGTGCGCCGTCCACGGCGACCATCCCGGTCTCGCCGGCGAAGCGCGCACGTCGTGCGTCCAGCCCGACGCCTGCGACTGGCTCGATGCCGTTGCCGAGGCATTCGTAGGCGAACGCGCCTATATCGCCCAGCTCGCCGCCGCCGCAGGCCCGCTGCCCTCCACCCCCGGTCAGGCCGAAACCGAAGCGGCGCTCATCACCAGCCGTCACGCACTCGAAATGCTCGCCAAATCCGAACGCCGCGGCTGCGCGACGGGTGCCGTCGCCGCGCTGGTGCAGGATTGGACGACGATCCGCCTGCTGCTCGACCGTGCCGCGATGCGCTTCGGCGTGGAGCCGGTTCCCGCGACCTTCCCGCCCCAGGCGGAAACCGCTGCCAGCGTCGCCATGCTCGGCGGCACACCCGCGACCGAACGCGCGGTCAGCTTCGGCGCGCAGCAGTTGCTGGCGCAGCACCGCGCGATCTGGGCGCTGCTCGAAGCACGCGCGAGCGCCCGCGAAGGCTGACCTTGCACCGGCGAAGGCAATCCGCCACGACGTACCCGACATTCAATTTCGGGAACGGCCATGAAGCGCTTCGAAGGCACGCAAAGCTATGTCGCCACCGACGACCTGAAGGTCGCGGTCAACGCGGCGGTCACGCTCCGCCGCCCCCTGCTGGTGAAGGGCGAACCCGGCACCGGCAAGACCGTGCTGGCGTATGAGATCGCCAAGGCGACCGGTGCCGAGCTGATCGAATGGAACGTCAAATCCACCACCAAGGCGCAGCAGGGCCTCTACGAATATGATGCCGTCGCGCGCCTGCGCGATGGCCAGCTCGGCGATGAACGCGTGCACGATATCGCCAACTATATCCGCAGGGGTAAATTGTGGGAGGCGTTCACCCGCCCGACCCCGCCGGTCCTGCTGATCGACGAGATCGACAAGGCCGATATCGAATTCCCCAACGACCTGTTGCAGGAACTCGATCGCATGGAGTTCCACGTCTATGAGACGAAGGAGACCGTGCGCGCGGTCGAACGCCCGATCGTCGTCATCACCAGCAACAATGAAAAGGAGCTGCCCGACGCCTTCCTGCGTCGCTGCTTCTTTCACTACATCAGGTTTCCAGACCGCGAGACGATGCAGGCGATCATCGATGTCCACTTCCCCGGCATCCAGAAGATCTTGGTCAGCAAGGCGATGGACATCTTCTACGACGTTCGCGACGTTCCCGGCCTCAAGAAGAAACCCAGCACCAGCGAGCTGCTCGACTGGCTGAAGCTGCTCCTGCACGAGGACATGCCACTCGACGTCCTCCAGAACCGCGATCCCACCAAGGCGATTCCGCCCCTCCACGGCGCGCTACTGAAGAACGAACAGGACATCATGCTGTTCGAACGGCTGGCCTTCATGGCGAAACGCCAGGGGCGCTGAGGCTCCCGATCCACGGCCGGTTCTGAATACATATCCGTCATCCCGCGAAATCCGTCATCCTCGCGATATCCGTCATCCCGGCGTTCGCCGGGATGACGGAATATGCTGGCAGCCTGGACTCTCATTCCGCCCCCGCAACGACCGGCAAATAATTGCCGGTTTCACGTCTGTTTAACCACAATCGCCAACCTGACAGTCATCCTGCCGGCCCTAAACCCACGCTATGCGGGGCTTTCTTCCCAGACGCGGCATCGCGGCCGCTGCAACATTGGCGGCAATGCTGCTTGCCGCCGGTCCTGCCGCATCGGCAGGTCTGCTCGATTACGTCGGGCAATGCGTCCCCTTCGCGCGCGCCGCATCCGGCATCCAGATCTATGGTGACGCGTGGACGTGGTGGGATCAGGCGAACGGCAAATACGACCGCGGCCACACGCCCCAGACCGGCTCCGTCATCGTCTTCGCCAAGACAGGTCGGCTGCCGCTTGGCCATGTCGCTGTCGTCAGCCGCGTCGTGGAAAAGCGGGTGTTGATGCTGACCCACGCCAACTGGTCGCGCCAGAACGGCGAGCGGGGCCATGCCGAACAGGACGTGACGCTCTACGACGTCTCCGACGACAACGACTGGAGCGAGGTAAAGGTCTGGTTTCGCGATGCCGACGGGCTCGGCGGCAGCATCTATCCGGTCAAGGGCTTCATCTACGGCGGGCGCCCCTCGCCCCAACTCACCAGTCGCAACCCCGACTATGTCGGCGCCCTGATCGACGCCTATGTTCCGACGGCGGGCCGGTAGACACGTCGCACCGCGCGCGTAAGATGCCGGCATGTTCCTCAACTTCCTCGACGAGCTTCGCACCGCCGGGATTCCGGCCAGCCTGAAGGAACATCTCGTCCTGCTGGAGGCGCTCGACGCCGGGGTGATCGATCGCACCCCCGAAGCCTTCTATTATCTCGCCCGCGCCACATACGTGAAGGACGAGGGGCTGCTCGATCGTTTCGATCAGGTCTTCGCCAAGGTGTTTCGCGGCATCACCACTACCTACGGCACGCAGGCGGAGGATATTCCCGCCGACTGGCTGAAGGCGGTCGCCGGGAAATTCCTGACGCCGGACGAGATGGAGCGCATCAAGTCGCTCGGCTCGTGGGACGAGATCATGGAGACGCTGAAGCAGCGGCTGGAGGAACAGCGGTCCCGGCATCAGGGCGGCAACAAATGGATCGGCACCGGCGGCACCAGCCCGTTCGGCAACGGTGGCTACAACCCCGAAGGCGTCCGCATCGGCGGAGAGGGCAAGCACGGCCGCGCGTTGAAGGTGTGGGACCAGCGCGAATTCAGGAATCTCGATTCGACCCGCGAACTCGGCACCCGCAACATCAAGGTCGCGCTCCGCCGCCTGCGCCGCTTCGCGCGCGAAGGCGCGGCGGACGAACTCGACATCCATGGCACGATCGACGGCACCGCGCGCCAGGGCTGGCTAGACGTGCGCATGCGACCGGAACGCCGCAACGCGGTAAAATTACTCCTCTTCCTCGACGTCGGCGGCTCGATGGACCCGTGGGTGAAGCTCTGCGAGGAGCTGTTCAGCGCCGCGACCGCCGAGTTCAAGAACCTCGAATTCTTCTACTTCCACAATTGCCCATATGAGGGGGTGTGGAAGGACAATAGCCGCCGCTTCGCCGAGCGCACGCCGCTGTGGGACGTGCTCCGCAAATTCGGCCACGATAACAAACTGGTGTTCGTCGGCGATGCGTCGATGAGCCCATATGAAATCACCCATCCCGGCGGCTCGGTCGAGCATCACAACGAGGAATCGGGCGCGGTGTGGATGCAGCGGCTGACCACCACCTATCCTGCCGCGGTATGGCTCAACCCGGTGCCGGACGGCCAATGGGGCTACAGCCAGTCGATCCGCATCCTGCGCGAATTGATGACCGACCGCATGTACCCGCTGACCCTCGCCGGCCTCGACGACGCGATGCGGGAACTGACGCGGAAACGATAGACTTGGATACGGGAGAAAGGCGATGCGCTGCCTGCCCCTGTTCGCCATCCTGCTGCCGACCACCGCCCTAGCCACGCCGGGCCCCAATCCCATTCCGAAAACGAACACGCCGGTTATCGGCAAGACGGGCGAACGCTGCCCGCGCGTCGCCAGCCGGCGCGTCGGCGACGTGACGCCCCCCGGCGCCCGCAAGCTCGGAGACATGCCGCCCGCCAAGCCGATTTATACCGTGGTGCGCGAAATCAACGGGTGTCCCATTCCGGTCAGCGTACGCCCGCGCTGACTTCGCGCCACCCCTCCCGTCATCCCGGCGAACGCCGGGACCCATGGACGCGGAACTTAGGTAGCGCTGACATCGTCAGCCGCTTCCAACCATGGGTCCCGGCGTTCACCGGGATGACGGGAAAGATGGATGGTCAGAGTATCAAACCCGGCTCACCACCCCGCCCATGATCGGGTCGCGCACACCGGTCGTCCCCGGGAAACTGATCGGCAGCCCCTTCAACGTCCGCACCGCCATATACGCGAAGCCCTCCGCCTCCATCGCATCGCCGTTCCAGCCCAGCGCATCGCTCGGCTCCGGCACCAGCCCGGTCCGCTCGGCGATCATCCGCAGCATTGTCGGATTGTGCCGCCCACCGCCCGCGACGATCAGCCGCCGCGGCCTTGCCGGCAACCGGTCGATCGCCTCATTGACGCTCGCCGCGGTGAAGGCCGTCAACGTCGCCGCCCCGTCCGCCGCCGCCAGTCCTCGGGCCGGCTGGATGGTGAAATCGTTGCGGTCGAGGCTCTTGGGGGGTGCCAGTTCGAAGAACGAATGGTCGAGCATCCCCGTCAACACCGCTTCGTCGACGCGGCCAGCCGCCGCCAGAGCGCCGCCCGCATCGAACCGCGCCCCCGTCTCCGCTTCGACCCAGCTATCGATCAATCCATTCGCCGGCCCGGTATCGAACGCGACCAGCGTA contains:
- a CDS encoding GFA family protein, with translation MDDEAYLCHCRMCQRATGGVSIAFTLVEVAAVTWTTREPERYRSSPFAQRGFCARCGTPMTYESDGHDMMDLTVGSFDDPSAFRPVAHSGVESWHPQWLDTRGLPTQRTDQNERIANRWIETLGRLPD
- a CDS encoding VWA domain-containing protein, whose product is MFLNFLDELRTAGIPASLKEHLVLLEALDAGVIDRTPEAFYYLARATYVKDEGLLDRFDQVFAKVFRGITTTYGTQAEDIPADWLKAVAGKFLTPDEMERIKSLGSWDEIMETLKQRLEEQRSRHQGGNKWIGTGGTSPFGNGGYNPEGVRIGGEGKHGRALKVWDQREFRNLDSTRELGTRNIKVALRRLRRFAREGAADELDIHGTIDGTARQGWLDVRMRPERRNAVKLLLFLDVGGSMDPWVKLCEELFSAATAEFKNLEFFYFHNCPYEGVWKDNSRRFAERTPLWDVLRKFGHDNKLVFVGDASMSPYEITHPGGSVEHHNEESGAVWMQRLTTTYPAAVWLNPVPDGQWGYSQSIRILRELMTDRMYPLTLAGLDDAMRELTRKR
- a CDS encoding alpha/beta hydrolase; translation: MADSPTDPQYFASFDGTRIAWRELGEGRPVVLIHGYFSTAEVNWIKYGHAAKVAARGFRVIMPDLRGHGLSDRPHDPSAYPPDALMRDGMALIAHLGLSDYDLGGYSLGGRTTMRMLVNGATPRRAVLSGMGLAGILQTSGRGDYFRNILTNLGSFERGTNEWMTEAFLKTTGGDPVALLNVLETFVDTPLAAVEAIEVPVAVITGSEDDDNGSGAALADAIPQAVFREVPGGHMSAVAKPELGQAIADFLAA
- a CDS encoding CHAP domain-containing protein; amino-acid sequence: MRGFLPRRGIAAAATLAAMLLAAGPAASAGLLDYVGQCVPFARAASGIQIYGDAWTWWDQANGKYDRGHTPQTGSVIVFAKTGRLPLGHVAVVSRVVEKRVLMLTHANWSRQNGERGHAEQDVTLYDVSDDNDWSEVKVWFRDADGLGGSIYPVKGFIYGGRPSPQLTSRNPDYVGALIDAYVPTAGR
- a CDS encoding MoxR family ATPase — encoded protein: MKRFEGTQSYVATDDLKVAVNAAVTLRRPLLVKGEPGTGKTVLAYEIAKATGAELIEWNVKSTTKAQQGLYEYDAVARLRDGQLGDERVHDIANYIRRGKLWEAFTRPTPPVLLIDEIDKADIEFPNDLLQELDRMEFHVYETKETVRAVERPIVVITSNNEKELPDAFLRRCFFHYIRFPDRETMQAIIDVHFPGIQKILVSKAMDIFYDVRDVPGLKKKPSTSELLDWLKLLLHEDMPLDVLQNRDPTKAIPPLHGALLKNEQDIMLFERLAFMAKRQGR
- a CDS encoding DPP IV N-terminal domain-containing protein, which produces MAMSAEVVAQTATDARAGDLTLARVFGSPDLSGSQPRGVRLSPDGTLLTFLRPRADEKERTDLWARDTRTGAERMLVDSKKVGTGAELTEAEKMQRERARIGGSKGIVAYDFAPDGRSILVPLDGDLYLATLDGKVRRLTATAGGELNPVVSPKGGYVSFVRDQNLFAQPLAGGDARAVTQGGGGTVHFGEAEFVAQEEMDRRTGYWWSPDERFIAVEKFDEAPVHVFTRASIGAAGTKTYEQRYPAAGTPNVLVELYVMRPDGSGQVKVDLGANPDIYLARVDWTPDGKTLLVQRQSRDQKTLDMLRVDPETGKASVLFTEKAGAKSWLNLSDDYKPMKDGSLIWRSERDGFGHLYRWTPGGKWTQLTKGPWVVTGLTGVDEGAKGSGGGRLYFTGTKDDVLEQHLYSVDIARPNVVSRLTELGWTNGASMDKAASRFIVSRSNPTQPAQVYMADVTGKRIAWINENAVVAGHPYFPFLQSHQATKFGTIKAKDGTTLYWEMITPPLVTGKKYPVFFEHYGGPGTGQQVTRGWQGALPQFLVDQGWVYFKIDNRGSYNRGKAFEDQIYHAMGTVEVEDQLAGANYLKSLPFVDGGKIATYGWSYGGYMSLKMLEKTPGVYAAAVSGAPVTDWQLYDTHYTERYLGDPAKDPKSYASSEAVEDAMNIKDPLLLIHGMADDNVFLDNSTKVAAKMQGAGTPFEMMFYPGYTHRVAGPGVSQHLWGTILEFLDRNVKNKPAQ
- a CDS encoding YitT family protein; protein product: MQPREDSLPLGRPHSVAEDAYALAIGCILLVIGLMFLKAAGLVTGGVAGIALLLSYRLPIPAGVLFTLINIPFFAFAHKAMGAKFAVKSLLVNCGIALFSAVSRLSINVVDVHPAFAALVGGTVIGLGILVLARHQAGVGGTGVITLWLQNTRGWNAGRTQIAIDIVILAISIPVISGPQLGWSALSAAAISLILIAWHRPGRYIGH
- a CDS encoding aspartate-semialdehyde dehydrogenase, with the protein product MGYRVVVAGATGNVGREMVNILAEREFPADEIAVLASSRSQGETIEYGDTGKMLKVQNIEHFDPAGWDMALFAIGSDATKVYAPKFAAAGCTVIDNSSLYRMDPDVPLIVPEVNAAAIDGYKAKNIIANPNCSTAQMVVALKPLHDFARITRVVVSTYQSVSGAGKVGMDELFEQSRNIFVGDPAEAKKFTKQIAFNVIPHIDSFLDDGSTKEEWKMVVETKKILDPKIKVTATCVRVPVFVGHSESINVEFADEISAEDAKRILREAPGIMLIDKHEDGGYITPIEAAGDDATYISRVREDPTVENGLNLWCVSDNLRKGAALNAVQIAELLGRRHLKKDG